The sequence GCGGAAGGGTTTGACGATCTCTGCGCTCGACCTGCGCACCGCACCCACCGACGTCGCGGCAACCCACTACGCCGAGCACGAAGGACGTCCCTTCTACCCGAGCCTGCTCGAGTTCATCACCTCGGGACCGCTCGTCGCGGCGGTACTCGAGGGTCCGCGGGCAATCGCAGCGTTCCGTCAGCTGGCCGGCGGCACCGACCCCGTGGAGAAGGCATTGCCGGGAACGATCCGCGGCGACTTCGGGCTGGAAGCCCAGCATAATCTGGTTCACGGTTCCGACTCGGTCGAGTCGGCCGAGCGGGAGATCGGCCTCTGGTTCCCGCACCTCGCCTCACGCTGACCAATACTTCCCCGCCGCGGCGTGGCGTCCGTCAGAACGTGTTGCAGACGGATCGGTGCGCCGCTGGCACGGAGTGCGGCACACGTGTGGGATACTGAGGGCGGTTGAACCGCAAATTGTGCTTCACGCGGCTTCGACCGGATGACACCTCGGCTCGATGCCCTTCATCGCTGCCCCTACGTCAACAGGAAGTACCTGGGCGTATCGGCAAGCTGGATGATCAGGCGCTCGCGCCGCGGACTCCCGCCATCCGCAAGGCACTACATGGATGTGCAGTGAAAACGGACACTGCATGCGCCGTGTGGAGCGAGACCAGACAATCTCGCGCTCACAGCAGTGGCGCGAGTACACACACTGCGCCCTCGCGTGGCCGCGTGACATTCCCAGACAGGGGAGTGGACGCGCCCGGGGGCTGAGGAGACTACGTGGCCGATCAAGCGCCGCCCACAAATTCAGAACCGAACGCCGACAGCGCAGGACGTACGGTTCCTGTTCTTCCGGAAAAGATGCGCGTCCACGCTCTGGCCAAGATCCTGGGCGTCACCAGCAAGCAGGTTCTCGCCGAGGCTGCGGCCCTCGGAACCGAACTGCGCAGCGCGCAGTCCAGTCTTCAACGTGAGGTAGCCGAGCGCGTGTACGCAGCGTTCGCGCCCACCGACGTCCCTGAGCCGGCGGTCGAGGCCGAACCGGCCGTTCCTGAGCCCGAGCAGGCGGCTGAACCAGAACCGGCAGTCGCCGCTGAGCAGGCCGTTTCCGAACCGGAGCAGGCCGTCGAAGCCGAGTCGGTAGCTGCAGCCGAGCCGACAGCTGAAGCCGAGCCGGCGGCGGCGGTCGAGGACGCCGCACCCGAGGCGAGCGCGCCCGACCAGGTACGGGCTGAGAAGGAACTCGGCCGCGACCTGTTCACGACCTCCGCGTACGAGGTCGAAGCCCCCGCAGCGGAGCCCGGCCCCGAGACCACTCCCGCCGTCGCGCAGGTTCCGTTGTTCCTGCAGCCCGACCCCGCTGCGGTCGAGACGCCGCGTCGTCGTCGCAGCCGTCGGGACGCAGGAACGCCGGACGCCGCTTCCGAGCAGGCGCAACCCGCCCCCGAGAAGCGGGACGTCCCCGCTGAGCCCGCACGGTCCGCCGACACCGGAACCACAGAAGCCGAATCCGACGATGCCGATGCCGATGGCGACCAGCCGCGCCGCCGCCGCCGGGGACGCCGGGGCCGTGGCCGCGGCCGCGGCGAGCAGCAGAACGAGCAGGGCACCGAGACCGACTCCGACACCGAGTCCTCGGACACTGTCGACACGGTCGAGCAGACAGGGGAAGAGAAGGCGGGGGACGAGAAGACCGCCGACAAGCCTGCCCGCGAATCCGCCGACGCAGCCGAGAAGGAGCCGGCCGAGGCCGCGGAGTCGGACGAGACGGATTCGGATCAGACCGGTGACGAAGAGTCCGGCGACGCCGACTCGGACGGTTCGAGCCGTCGCCGTCGCCGCCGTCGTCGGCGCAAGTCGGGTACCGATGCTTCCGGCGAGAGCGTTTCCGAGGACGATCCGCCCAATACCGTCGTCCACGAGCGTGAACCCCGCAACAAGAGCCGGGCGAAGGACGAAGTCCAAGGCATCACCGGGTCGACACGACTCGAGGCGAAGCGTCAGCGTCGCCGCGACGGTCGCGATGCCGGCCGCCGTCGCCCGCCGATTCTCACCGAATCCGAATTCCTGGCTCGCCGCGAGGCGGTGGACCGCGTCATGGTGGTCCGTGACCGGATCGCCACCGGGCAGCCCCACGCCACCACGCAGGTTGCGGTTCTCGAGGACGGGGTTCTCGTCGAGCACTTCGTGACCACGTCCGCGTCGGCCTCGATGGTCGGGAATGTGTACCTCGGACGCGTCCAGAACGTTCTGCCCAGCATGGAGGCGGCGTTCATCGACATCGGCCGCGGCCGTAACGGCGTGTTGTACGCGGGTGAGGTCAACTGGGAGGCCGCCGGGCTCGGCGGGAACTCCCGCAAGATCGAGCAGGCGCTCAAGCCGGGCGACCAGGTCCTCGTGCAGGTGAGCAAGGATCCGGTCGGGCACAAGGGTGCGCGGCTGACCACGCAGATCAGCCTGGCCGGCCGATTCCTCGTGTATGTGCCGGGCGGCACCTCCACCGGAATCAGCCGCAAGCTGCCCGACACCGAACGCAAGCGTCTCAAGGACATCCTCCGCGACATCGTTCCGGCGGACGCCGGTGTGATCATCCGCACCGCTTCCGAAGGTGTGAGCGAGGAAGAGCTGGCGCGTGACGTCACCCGTCTGCAGGAGCAGTGGGCCGGAATCGAAGAGCAGGCCGCCAAGGCGGACGCCGGCAAGTCCGGGAATCCGCAGGCCCTCTACGAGGAGCCGGACCTGCTGGTCAAGGTGATTCGCGACCTGTTCAACGAGGACTTCTCCAGACTCGTCATCGAGGGTGAGAAGGCGTGGTCGACGGTCGAGTCCTACATCAAGTCCGTGGCTCCCGACCTCTTGCCGCGGCTCGAGCAGCACACCGGACACAACGGTGTCGACGTCTTCGAAGCGCACCGCATCGACGAGCAACTTGCCAAGGCACTTGACCGCAAGGTGTGGTTGCCGTCGGGTGGCACGCTCGTGATCGATCGCACCGAGGCCATGACCGTGGTCGACGTCAACACCGGCAAGTTCACGGGTGCCGGCGGCAACCTCGAGGAGACCGTCACCCGTAACAACCTCGAAGCCGCCGAGGAGATCGTGCGGCAGATGCGCCTGCGCGACATCGGCGGCATGATCGTCGTCGACTTCATCGACATGGTGCTCGAATCGAACCGGGACCTGGTGCTGCGGCGTCTCACCGAGGCCCTGGGCCGCGACCGCACCCGCCACCAGGTGTCGGAGGTCACGTCCCTCGGCCTGGTGCAGATGACCCGCAAGAAGTTGGGTACCGGCCTCGTCGAGGCGTTCTCCACCACCTGTGAGCACTGCCACGGACGAGGAATCATCGTCCACGCCGAGCCGATCGACGCGAAGGTCTCCGAGGACAACGGGGCACGGGGGTCCTCCCGCGGCGACGCCGGCGGCTCCCGCAAGAAGCGCGGTCGCGACAAGTCCTCCGGTGCCGATGTGTCGCCGACGCCCCCGCAGGAGGCTGTCGTCCCGGCCGTGGATGCCACCGTGAAGCGGGCGCATCCGGTGGCTCTGGCCATGGCCCACCACCATCACGAGGACGCGGCAGCGCCCGAGCGGCCCCGCGAAACGGCAGCGCACGACGCACCTCGTGACGAGGCTGTGCACGACGCATCTCGTGACGAGGCTGTGCACGACGCATCTCGTAACGAGGCTGTGCACGACGCGCCTTCTGCCGAGGCGGCGCAGGTGGATGCTCCGGCCGCGGAGGTCGCCGAGGCTACGGAGCAACCGTTCGTCGCTTCTACCGCGGCGGAGCAGACGACGGACGGGACGCCCACGGCGGACCTGGCCGGAATCGAAGAGGCCGTTGCCGAGGCACCGGCGGCAGTCGCCGGCGAAGCGGTGACGGCACCGGAACCCGTGGTCGAGCCCGTGACGCCCGAAACTGCGGTGACACCGGAACCTGCTGTCGCGCAGGAACCTGCTGTGACATCCGGACCCGTGACTCCGCAGCGGCGTCGTAGTCGCCGAGTATCGAGGGCAGCGGCCGCACCGGTGTCCGAAACCCCGGCAGCGGGCACCGTCTTCGTGATTCCTGCCTCGTCGGAGTCGGAATCGGAGTCTCGGTCGGAGAGGGCTCCGGAATCAACTCCGGAACCGGCGATGTCCACATCGGCGCCGAGCGGGTCGGCCGGTTCCTCGCCCTCCGGCACGGGTGTGCAGCCTGCGCCTCGTCGGCAGCGTCGTCGCGCAGCGGCGCGTCCCGCCGGTCCGCCGGTGGACGCCGACAACTGATCAGAGGCTGCGGGAAGGCAATCCGCCCAGTTTGTATGGAACGGTTGCCTTCCTGTAACCTTGACCAGTCGCTACTCGGCGATAAGGGTCAGCTGTGCCTTCACTTGTGAAGGCTGCGCGATCTCGACCGAGCTAGCCGTACCAACAGACCAGTCGCGCACTTCGTGGCGCGAGCAAGTTCGAAGAAGCAAGGGGTAGCCCTCCGATGGCAACGTACGCGATCGTCAAGACCGGCGGAAAGCAGTACAAGGTCGCTGTTGGTGACCTCGTCAAGGTCGAGAAGATCGAGGGTGAGCCCGGCACTGCTGTCTCGCTTGCTCCGGTTCTCGTCGTCGACGGATCCGATCTGACGACCGACGCCGACAAGCTGGCCAACATCTCGGTCACCGGCGAGGTCGTCGAGCACACCAAGGGCCCGAAGATCCGCAT comes from Rhodococcus oxybenzonivorans and encodes:
- the ndk gene encoding nucleoside-diphosphate kinase; amino-acid sequence: MTERTLVLIKPDAVARGYVGEILGRIERKGLTISALDLRTAPTDVAATHYAEHEGRPFYPSLLEFITSGPLVAAVLEGPRAIAAFRQLAGGTDPVEKALPGTIRGDFGLEAQHNLVHGSDSVESAEREIGLWFPHLASR
- a CDS encoding translation initiation factor IF-2 N-terminal domain-containing protein, yielding MADQAPPTNSEPNADSAGRTVPVLPEKMRVHALAKILGVTSKQVLAEAAALGTELRSAQSSLQREVAERVYAAFAPTDVPEPAVEAEPAVPEPEQAAEPEPAVAAEQAVSEPEQAVEAESVAAAEPTAEAEPAAAVEDAAPEASAPDQVRAEKELGRDLFTTSAYEVEAPAAEPGPETTPAVAQVPLFLQPDPAAVETPRRRRSRRDAGTPDAASEQAQPAPEKRDVPAEPARSADTGTTEAESDDADADGDQPRRRRRGRRGRGRGRGEQQNEQGTETDSDTESSDTVDTVEQTGEEKAGDEKTADKPARESADAAEKEPAEAAESDETDSDQTGDEESGDADSDGSSRRRRRRRRRKSGTDASGESVSEDDPPNTVVHEREPRNKSRAKDEVQGITGSTRLEAKRQRRRDGRDAGRRRPPILTESEFLARREAVDRVMVVRDRIATGQPHATTQVAVLEDGVLVEHFVTTSASASMVGNVYLGRVQNVLPSMEAAFIDIGRGRNGVLYAGEVNWEAAGLGGNSRKIEQALKPGDQVLVQVSKDPVGHKGARLTTQISLAGRFLVYVPGGTSTGISRKLPDTERKRLKDILRDIVPADAGVIIRTASEGVSEEELARDVTRLQEQWAGIEEQAAKADAGKSGNPQALYEEPDLLVKVIRDLFNEDFSRLVIEGEKAWSTVESYIKSVAPDLLPRLEQHTGHNGVDVFEAHRIDEQLAKALDRKVWLPSGGTLVIDRTEAMTVVDVNTGKFTGAGGNLEETVTRNNLEAAEEIVRQMRLRDIGGMIVVDFIDMVLESNRDLVLRRLTEALGRDRTRHQVSEVTSLGLVQMTRKKLGTGLVEAFSTTCEHCHGRGIIVHAEPIDAKVSEDNGARGSSRGDAGGSRKKRGRDKSSGADVSPTPPQEAVVPAVDATVKRAHPVALAMAHHHHEDAAAPERPRETAAHDAPRDEAVHDASRDEAVHDASRNEAVHDAPSAEAAQVDAPAAEVAEATEQPFVASTAAEQTTDGTPTADLAGIEEAVAEAPAAVAGEAVTAPEPVVEPVTPETAVTPEPAVAQEPAVTSGPVTPQRRRSRRVSRAAAAPVSETPAAGTVFVIPASSESESESRSERAPESTPEPAMSTSAPSGSAGSSPSGTGVQPAPRRQRRRAAARPAGPPVDADN
- the rplU gene encoding 50S ribosomal protein L21, producing the protein MATYAIVKTGGKQYKVAVGDLVKVEKIEGEPGTAVSLAPVLVVDGSDLTTDADKLANISVTGEVVEHTKGPKIRIHKFKNKTGYHKRQGHRQKLTVLKVTGIK